CTGCTCTTTTTCGGATTCTTCGAATGCATCAAATATTTTCCGGAGTGTAGAAAGCCGCGGATCAACATCTCCCGATTCAATCCTGGCAATCAAGGGCTGGCTTACACCTGCGCGTACGGCAAGATCATTTTGCGTTAATCCCAGTTCAATGCGTTTTTGCTTGAGCTCTTTAGGAGTTGGAAGATGCATATTATTACTGATAGTAATTCATAAATATAAATATTAGTTCTGGTTATTGCCAGAAATAAAAAAAAGAAAGGAACCTCACTCGGTTCCAAAATTGCTGAAATCCAGGGTGCCTTCAGCTGTTGTAATTGTTACGGATTCACCAATAACCCTCATCTCATAGACAACGTCATCTGATGAATCATAAGCAGTCCAGATAACAACTTCACCTTCTTCAGACCAATAGTACTCAACTTTGCTGATTTCAACATCATCAGCACCTGTAAATCCTTCGAGTTCCGCAACCGCGTGGCACACTTCAACTCCTTCGATTTCATCTGTACCAACAATCTCAAGAGTTATTTCCTGATTAGTTTCAGGATATGTTGAAATGTATGTTGTCCCTACAGGACACTCACCCTCTGCACCTTCTTCAAAAGTTATCTCAACATCGCCTTCTGGCGTTGAAACTTCTGTTGTAGTTTCATCACCGGTACAGCCAGCTACAAGAACCATAGCCACTACTAAAAATAAAAGCCACCATTTTGACATAATTTATCTCCGCAAAAAAAGGGAAGGAATATGATATAAGTGTTTCCTAAAAACAAAAACAAGAGATGAATTTAGATACTATTTTTAACTGTATAATATGAACAGCCCTGCCACATAAGCAAGATAGAAGCAAAGGATAAGGAAACCTTCCCAGCGATCAAAGCGACGTTTTGTCAATCCAAATACAATGATTGCAACCATAACTACAAGCATTACAGGAAAATCATAGCGCAGGGACTGAGCACCAATCGGAAGGTTAGTAAGCTGGGACGAAAAGCCCAGGATAAGCACAATATCCATTGTATTTGCGCCAAAAATGTTTCCGATTGTTAAGTCCTGATGATTTTTGAGTGTTGCTGATACCGCAGTAATGAGTTCCGGAAGGGAAGTACCAAATGCTACAAGAGTTAATGCAATAATCATTTCCGGAATTCCAAGCCAGTAAGCGATTTCTGTACCTGAATAGATCAGAATGCGACTACCCACCACAACAAAAATTGAACCGGCAAGAAAGTACATCACATCTTTTTTCATGCTTCCGCACTCTTCATCTTCACATTGAACGGATCGATCAAAAATTGCAGGCTGGGACCGGTAATTGAAGTAGAGGAAACCTGCAAAAAACAGGAGCATAACCAAACCGTCAAATCGTGAAATATTCCCATCCAGTGAAGTTACCAGCAGGATTATACCGGAGACCAGCATGAAAAGTCCCCTCTGCAGGAAAGAATCATCTGTAACCTGAATTGCTTTCAGGGAAATGACCGCTCCCAGTATCAATCCGGTATTGCAGATTGCAGAACCCACGGCATTTCCCACTGTCATATCAGTTTGGCCTAAATATGCAGCATAAGCCGAAACTGTGAATTCAGGTGCAGTAGTTGCAAAGCTGACAATCGTTGCACCGATGACCACCTTTGGAATCCCACTTTTTGTGGATATTGAAACTGCCGATTCCACAAACCAATCCGCACCCTTTGTGATTAGAAGAAAACTCAAAATGAAAAGAATGAGGACGTCTATCATCGGAATCGGTTTCTTCAAAGTCTGGATTGGATATAAAGATTATGAAGTTCTTCTTTCAAAGCCCTATCGGACTCTCCCCCTGGACGGTATAGCTTATCGTTCTGGAACAAAGCGCATTTTCTATAGCATCTTCTAATTCAAGATCCATAAACGGCTTTTCAATAAAACCGGCAGGTGTAATAGCAAGAGCCCTTGCCATAGTCTCTGCACTGCTATCCCCTGTTAAAAAGACTAATGGTATATCGTGAGTTTGCTTAATTAAAGTCGCTGTTTCCACACCATCAATTTCCCCTTTAAGTATTATATCCATTAAAATGATATCAGGATACGTATCTTCCACAACTTTTAATGCACTTAATCCGTTTGAAACCAAACCACAAACGAAATATCCCATATTTTCAAGCTTAAGTTTGATTCCCATGGCCACTATCATTTCATCTTCAACGACGAGTATGCGTGGAACTACCATTATCTTCATTCCCCCATCCGACTCAATCAAAAATTGATCTGGAACACTAATTCCCTGATTTAAACGAATAAAAAATCAGTGCCGGCCTCCCCCAAGGCCGGCATAACACAAATCTAAATCATACTTAAGAACAGATACTCAATTTAAAATATCACTTCTGCTCTTTGATTTCTATTTTCTTATGGCTGCCCCAGACACCATGGACATTGCAGCTTTCGATTGCCCGAAGATGTGTGAGAACTGAATCAAGACTCTCAGCACAAACATTTACACCGCGGATATTACACATTTCATATTCTTTTGCTGCAATAATGTCTTTTGTCGGTTTAACTGTAAATACGGCTTCTGCCTTTTCTGCCGACGGACCAAGATCGACTCTCCCGATTTTGCGGTCAGCCAGCCAAAGTTCAATCCACTCAATGTAATGTTCACCTTCCATTACATGAGGCAATATTCCCACTTCTACCTTCACTTCATAGGAATCACCCGTATCCATAGTATCCGGAGTAGTGATAACCGGTGCATGTTTCTTTTCAAGCTCGTTGAGCTCATCATCACTTTCAATCCACTTAATATCATATGACATATTCTTACCTGCCTGAATAAATTAAAGGTGCCCTAGATTACAAGGCACCTCTTTCATATTTTAGAACTTGTAATTCCTGACAGAGTGATACAGGATCACAATGAAGAAGACAAGAATTACAGCCAGCAGACTGAAATACGCTACCGGATCCCATACGAACTGCATTCCTCCGGTTTCACCCCACCCCACAAGGACAGTACCTTGAAGGATAACCGGTGTAACCACACACACACCTGCTACTACGAAGATAAACAGGATATCGAAGATCTGCATGAAGAGACTACGCTCTTCTCCACTTTTAGTAGTAACTCCCATCGAAACCCTCCTTAATCATAGTACTCAAATGTGTACATATGTTCCTTGATCGAACCGTATACCTTCAGACATCCGACTGTCTCAATGCCTATTAAGAGCACAAAGAAGAGGATATAAGCAGGTAATATTGTTGCAGCTTCCGGTACATCAGCCCATACTGTAGTAAGTATGTTGTAGACGATATAGCTCTCTGAGAAGTATAGTATACCAAGCAACAACACCACAATACCGGCATCCGCTTTTAGTTTACCGGCATATTTGCCGGTATCAACATTTGTATTTTCTTCCATTGAGTATACCTCCTTAGTCAGCTCCTACAGGCTCAGGCCATCCCATATCCTCACCCCAGTCATGGTGTACTTCAAGCGAACGATATCTCCACGTGAAGTAGAAATACGCTATCACATAGAACACCAGTCCGAAGATCAGGTTGTAGTTATATCCCCAGTTCAGTGTAGACATGATTACTATTGCAAGGATGATTGTAAACCATGCCAGCCCGGGTTGTAGCGGTCCTGCAAACGGACGTACAACATTCATGGTACCGTTACCGGACAGGTGACTGTTCGGGAACATCTTCCTGAAGCGTATCAGTGAGAACGGAATCAGGACATAGCAGACCAATCCAGAAGTGATTGAGAACGTAATAACCTGATCAAGGTAACCACTGAATGCAAACGCAATTGCAATTGGCATTGTGAAAATAACAGCCCTGTACGGAGTGTTGTATTTTGGATGAATCGCTGAGAACCATGGGGTCAGGAAGTGATCCCTTGACAGAGCAAACCATGACCTTGAAGAGTCACAAACCGTACCATTCGCACTTGCGAGACAGGTAAAGAGTGTACCTACTGCCAATAGTGCAATCAGGATTCCTACGCCACTGTTAGTTGCTGCTTCAAAGAGCGGATATGCTGAAACACCTAGATCGGTATCTGGTACCAGACCTGAACAAACATATAGAGTCATACCAGCTGCAAGCAGAAGGGTAATCATACCGGCCTGCTGACCCAGCGGGATAGCTCTTGTTGGGTGCTTACATTCCTCTGCGCACATCGCAGCTCCCTCAATTCCAAGATAGAACCAGGGACCAAACTGCAACGCCGCAAAAATACCCACAAATCCATTGGGTATTGCTCCGGATATCAGGTATTCGGGATGCCACTCGCCACCGAATCCGCTTATGTTCATAAAGAAGAATACTATAATTGCAATCAGTGCAGTGAAAGTCAGAGCAAAGTTAAGATTTAAAGCCGCCACTACACCCCTATAGTTCATGAACGTTAAGAAAGCTATAACAATTAACGTCACCGGAAATACTTCTATTTGTGCCGACGGGAATATCGCCTGGACTACCGATGCCACCACAATCGCATCCGCAGCTTCAAGAGCTATATATTCCATGTATACTGCCAGACCTACCAGTGCTGCTGCACCGGGACCTACAAACAACCTGGCCCAGTCGTAAGGTCCACCTGCCAGCTTGGTAGATGCACCCAGTTCACTGGCACAGAGAGAAACCATGATGTACATGGTACCTGCAACAATTAATGCCAGGAGCGAACCGAGAATACCACCTTTAGCGACAGTAAAGTTCCAACCCATGTATTCGCCCACAAGCACGATACCGACACCAAGGGCCCAAACATGGTAAGGACGCAATGTTTTAACAAGTGCTGGAGATTCTTGACCATCCATTTTATTGTCCCCCCTTATTTCCTCGAAACCCTCGTGGCATCCAGTAGCATGTAGCCAATCATGGCAAAACTTACGAGGTAAAGTACACCGTTAACAAGTGTCCAAGTATCCATATTGATGCCTCCAATTTTGGTTTATCTATTTTTATTTGGTTTTCTGTTCTGCAAATAAAGAAAAGCAGGCATTTCGCCTACTTTTCAAAACTTCAAACTTAGAATGAAAGACCGAGGTCTTCGAGTTTCTTCCTTGCACCATCGTACACCTTGACATATTCGTCAGTTGGTGTAACGGTCTTGACATCGTAACATTCCTGGAATGTCTTGCCACCGGGAGCGGTAGCATAGTCACCCTCATAGCTTGCTACGAGTTTGTCGAGGATGTCGTTGATTGTCTCGATTTCGACACCAGCGGTTGCACGTGATACTTCACCCATCATACGTGCTTCCATACCGGTGGTCTTGTCAGTGATAACACCCTTTGCGGATGCTACACCGGACAGAATTTCACGGCCCGAAGCTGTGTCAGTGATGGACTGTGCGGATGCTTCAAGCAGACACATCTCGGTACATGGACCAGCGCATGGATAGTACTGGTTACCGGAGAGCAGGTCAGTGAATTCACTGATGGTTGCACATGCCCATCCAGCGATGGTCAATGTTTCCCTTGTGTTGGTGGATCCCCATCTGATGTGGACAGGACCGTCAAGGTGCCAGCTGGCACTGCTCATGACCATGGAGTTGATGTGGGTTGCGATGTTGACGATTGTGGTTTCTTCAATGCCACCAGCGTATCCACCGAAGATTGGCATCTGTTCATCCATGATTATGTCGCTGTTACCCTTGTAGTGAGCCATAACTGCAATTGCATCGAGGTCGATCTTAAGCTCGTTGAGCTGGGAGACTTCGTGGCTGTCGCTTGGAACCTGGCCACCGACACAGTCGGAAGCGATGTTACCCTGAGCGGACAGGGAGGTCTCTGGGCCCTAAACTGCCATACCTGGACGACCTGCCATTGCCGCTGCGTTCTTGATGAGCCTGGTTTCAGTCTTGGCTGCGAGAACTTCATATGGACTGCCTGGAATTGGTGGTTTGCCACGAACGGAGGTCATTACACCGTTTACAATGGTGTCGACTTCTTTCTCGAGAGCGTAGCTCATGTGAACTGGAATAAAGACATCTTCGGAAATTGGAGAACCGGTTGGACCACCCTGTACAATAGATTTCCTCTTGTCCCCTACGGATCTCTTGGTAACCTGAACAGCATCCCTGCCGGTACCAAGCTGGAATTCCTTGTGTGGGTTGTTGATTGCATCCCAGATTTCGTCTTCTGTGTATTTGACGATCCTCTTGGTGTCGGTACAGTAGATACCACAGTCGAGGAGCATCTCGAAACCTGCTTTGAAGAGCCTCTCCATCTGGTCTTTGTCGGTTGGGATGAATTCTTTACCAAAGTCAAGGTTGTATTTCTGCTTGAGTTCCATTGCTTTCATTGGAATGGTCATCAAGTCCCAATCATCCTGTGTTGTCTTTTCACCGGTTTGTGCACGGTCATAGAAATCAAAACAGGTTACTGATTTTGTGAATGTCATCTTGTACACCTCTTATGCTTTCATGATTTTAAGAGCAACACTTGCTGCTTCTGCTGCATTTTCTGCAGTTGCGTCTGCGCCAATTTCTTCAATCCATGAATCTGTAACAGGTGCACCACCAAACATTACTTTGACTGAGTCACGGAGACCTTCTTCCTTAAGGAGACGGACAACATCTTTCTGACCGAGCATGGAGGTAGTCATAAGTGCTGAACCGGAAATCATGAGTTTCTCACCTTTGTGTTTTGCGACTTCCTCAACGACTTTTTCGTTAGGTACGTCAACACCAAGATCAATTACCTCAAAACCGTTTGCACCAAGCATGGTTGCAACAAGCCTGTGGCCGATATCGTGAATATCACCTTCCTGGACAAACTTGATGACAGTGCCGACCCTCTCACCTGCACCTTCTGCGAGGAGTGGATCAAGAATTTCCATTGCGTTCTTCATTGCCTTTGCAGACATCATGATCTGTGGAAGGTAAAGCTCTGCAGCTTCGAATTTGTCACCAACAACCTTCATACCAGCAGAAAGAGCACTGACCACATCAAAAGCACTCATACCTGAGTCAAGGGCTTCATTAACTGCTGCTACACAACCATCTATATTCTGAGTTATGATGGTTTCACTTAATTTTTCTGTCATTCCCATTTCATCACCGATTCCTTTCTTAGTTCCTTTCAATTTCTATTCTCAAAATGCGGCACCTCTACTACACCGCCAAAAAAACGTTGATATGGATTTTATATAACCTAGCCGACCACGATTTTGGGATAAACCTAAAAATATGCGGTTAGCTATGTAAAACAACTTAAGTACTCAAAATGGTGATTTGCGAGGTAAAAGTACAAAGGTTTTAAAATTGGACATAAGCTTTAAAAAGCAAATTGAAATTAGAAATTGAACAAAAAAGCTGAGAGAACAAGATGTTCCCTCGCGTGAATGGAAAAGTGATATGAGTAATTGTGATGCATCAGGAAAACGCTTTTTCACTGTCGGAACGATGACGGTGAAGGGCGATTTCAATGGTAGCGCTAAGATCTTTTTCAGTAAATGGTTTGATTATATATCCGTAAGGATCAACCTGTTTTGCCCTTTCAAGCGTCTTGTCATCAGAATGGGCGGTTAGGAATACAATAGGGACATTAAAACGCTCTTTTATGATACCTGCAGCTTCTATTCCATCCATATCTCCTTTGAGCAATATGTCCATTAGGATCAGATCAGGGTATGTACCCTCAACCCTTGTTATTGCTTCATTGCCACTGGCAGCTACCCCGGAAACAACGTATCCAAGAGACAAAAGTCTCTTTTTAATGACCATAGCCACTATGGCCTCATCTTCAACTATCAATATCCTTGCAGTTTCCATAAATTACACCTTTCCATCTGAAAATGTTATTGTAAATGTAGTACCTTCAGTAGTATCAAGCTCAATCGATCCATCAATTTGGGCTACCAGACGAGTCACTAGCTGTAAGCCAAGCGATTCCGTATTATTGATATCAAGATCCGCCGGGAATGAAGTCCCGCTGTCATGAATAGACAAAATAAAATCATTATTGTTCCTGAAGAAACTCATATCTATAACCCCTTCTTCACCATCCTTGAATGCGTGTTTAAGAGCATTAGAAGTAAGCTCATTGATAATAATTCCAAGAGGAACAGCCCGATCCATATCCAGATATACATCTTCGACTTTCAAATTCATTTTTACAAGATCTTCGTCAACATCATAGGAATGGAAAAGGAAATCAATCAAATCCGTAACGTATTCCGAGAAATCAAGACTTACGAGATCTGCAGAGCGATATAGCTTCTCATGAATTAATGCAATTGAGCGGATACGATTTTCACTTTCTTTGAAAGCTTCAATTACTTCAGCATACTTAAAATTCAGGGATTCAAGATATAGCAAACCAGAAACAACCTGCAGGTTATTCTTTATGCGGTGATGGACTTCCTTGGTACGTATTTCTTCCATTGCAATAAGAGCATCCTCTGCTAACTTGCTTTCTGTAACATCACGAACAGTACCTTGATAGCGAATCACGTTGCCAGCATTGTCGCGCTCAATGTGAGTATCTTCATGCACCCATCGAACTTCACCGGTTTTTGTTATGAGGCGATATTCCTGATGGGATTCAGTCCAGCCTTCCTCTGTGCGTTGGTTCAACTCGTCATAAATCAGGTTTAAATCGTCGGGATGAACGATATCACCGTAAATCAGTTTTCCAGAGAGGAAATCATCTACAGAGTAGCCGTATCTTTCAATATTACTCGAAACATATTCCACTGGATAACCGGGTTCTGCCTTCCACCAGAATGCGACAACCGGACTGTTGGTAACGGCTGATTCCATCTTTCTTATTATTTCATACGAATTCTTGACTTCCCGGGAATACTGCGTAAGCGCATCAAGGATCTCATTCAACCCAACTGGAATTTGTTTAAAATCTGTTTCAACATCAGTGTTCGCCCTTCTATCAAGATCACCCTTTATGGCTGAACTCGAAATATTCTTAAAATCACGCACAATATCATTGATCCTGTCCGTAAATGAAGTGACAATGATGTATGCCATAAGGCCCATGAACACTATCGAGAAGGAATAGATAGTCAGGAGATTAGCACGCAATGCGTTTACGCCTGCGAACATTTCATCCGTTGGGACTGCCAGAAGAACTGAGTAATTTCCTGTTTCTATAGGTTCATAAAATACAATGATATTTTCCCCGGATACTGGATCGATGGTTTCAACAAAACCCCCTTTTCCTTCGCTTATATCAGAAGTAATTGCAACCAGTTCAGAGCGATCAAATTCATGAAGATTCTTGTATCCTATCCAGTCTTTTCTAACAGGGTGGGATACAATAACCCCATCATTGCTTACCATGAAGAGATAACCTGTTTCAAAAACAGTTACACTGCTGACAATTTCATCCACATAGTCAAGCAGGACATCCACGCCTCCGATACCTACGAAGGCGCCATCCTTTATTATTGGCGAGTCATAACTCACCATGAGCACTCCTTCATAGAAATAGGGTTCAGTTATAACATCCCGCTTAAGGGTTTCAGGACCCTGATAATATTCCTGTTCATCGTAATAAACAAGTGGTTCAAGGTAAATGTTGTCCCCCCGGCGATACCAGTATGGAACAAACCTTCCGGTTGAATCATGCCCGTATGTATTCGCGTATTCGGAATCCTTACCGTCAAAAGCGTTGGGCTCAAATCCGACATAAGCACCCACAAGGTGAGGATTATCTTTTAATTGCTGCTCAAGCATCCTGTTTACTTCATCCCGATCAGGCGAGGTATCCGCAGCCATTGAGGATGCAATGCTTCTGGCAATTGCCATATTGGATTTCATATCGGCATTGAATCCATTTGCATATCGCTTGGCAAGCTCAGAGGCTTCATCATATGCAAGCTGTTCTTCATTAGTTGTTACAGTAGAGATTACAATTGAAGATGAGATAGAAAGAATCAGGAAAACTCCCGCTACAATATAAAGGACAAATTTTACTCGCAGAGGAAGGTCTTTCCAATTCATTGCTACACATCTCTTGATTTAATCCATTCCCGATATTTCTTTCACAGCAAAATAATAATCAAACAGTTCAGTTGCCCAGATTATTGCGTTTTTATCATAGCTGCAGACATCCCTGTGATCGTACCTTCCGGAGCTATTTAGCAAAGAAATATAAGCAAAATTGTTTCCCACATTCATGGACACAGGATTTATACAATCCTGGCAAATTGCAATACTAACGTTGTCACTGGAATTCAATATACTAAATTTTTCTGTATATTCATCACGTATCCTCGAGTAAACCGATTCTGTCAGCAACAAATCAATTGAGTTACCCGATTCAGCGAGATCTGCATACAGATCAATTTGCATAGGATGGAAAAATGGAACAACTGCCTTGATTTGAGAACTCGCTTGGAGTGATTCCACGAAAGTTTCCTGTAATTCATACATGTGATCAAGATCCGGTTCAATAAAGGAGATGTCACCAAGTTCACCAATCCTGTCCAGTAAGTGAGCCGGTATGGAACTCAAATCACGATTATACCAATAGGGAAGATTTTTGTCAAAAACACGGAAAAGAAGGGACAGATCCACCATATTATTAACTATTAATCGACCAATCGTGGTCAATGAGTACACACCATTGTCATCCTTGTTTACAAGACCTTCCTCACGTAGTTTCTTAATCTGTGGAAGCATGGAAGAGGAAGTAACATCCAGATCTTCCCTGATTTTCTCCATATCTGCCTCACCTTCAAGCAACATAAGCAGGAAATTCTCACGTTTCTCCGAAAGGAAAATTGTATCTATCATCCTGGAAGACATTCGTTTTCACCCATCAATCCTTTTTGAAACTGATTTGCTGTGTTCAAAAAGTTCCATCCCCCACTTAAGAGCACTATCATCAAAACTCATTATGTCACGATGATCATAACGCCCAAGCTGGTTGAAAAAACTTATGTACATAAACCAATCGGAAACATCGAGTGCTGGTGGTCTGGAGTTCTCCGGGTAGAGATATACTTCGCTTTTCGGAGAATCCATAAGTGTCTGCAGTTCATCCTGGCATGTATCTTTCATCCTTTCAAAAACAGAATCACTTAAAATAATGGTGACTTTGTCAGCAGTTGTGAGAAGTTCACAATAAAGTGACGGGTACTCCGGTCGGAAAAAGGAGATTATTGAATTAATGTTCCTGGAACGTCGCAGGTTTTCCGTGAATTCACGCGGTATTTCAAACGTATAGTTAAGATCCGGTTCAATTAAGAGGTAATTTCCAAGCTCCTGAATACGGGTAAATAGATGAGGAGGAAGAATGTCCAGATCACGTTGTTCCCAGTATTCACGGTTCTGGGATACC
The window above is part of the Methanohalophilus levihalophilus genome. Proteins encoded here:
- a CDS encoding helix-turn-helix transcriptional regulator, which translates into the protein MAASLSDTVWLSEKRLNLLLLLMEGPRDIDQIKTSLNVTSRGMMPQIKKLKEKYLIVEDGGSYKLSNIGDLVIKKVLPLLNTLSMVSQNREYWEQRDLDILPPHLFTRIQELGNYLLIEPDLNYTFEIPREFTENLRRSRNINSIISFFRPEYPSLYCELLTTADKVTIILSDSVFERMKDTCQDELQTLMDSPKSEVYLYPENSRPPALDVSDWFMYISFFNQLGRYDHRDIMSFDDSALKWGMELFEHSKSVSKRIDG
- a CDS encoding class II SORL domain-containing protein; the protein is MSYDIKWIESDDELNELEKKHAPVITTPDTMDTGDSYEVKVEVGILPHVMEGEHYIEWIELWLADRKIGRVDLGPSAEKAEAVFTVKPTKDIIAAKEYEMCNIRGVNVCAESLDSVLTHLRAIESCNVHGVWGSHKKIEIKEQK
- a CDS encoding response regulator; translation: MVVPRILVVEDEMIVAMGIKLKLENMGYFVCGLVSNGLSALKVVEDTYPDIILMDIILKGEIDGVETATLIKQTHDIPLVFLTGDSSAETMARALAITPAGFIEKPFMDLELEDAIENALCSRTISYTVQGESPIGL
- a CDS encoding histidine kinase dimerization/phosphoacceptor domain -containing protein, translated to MNWKDLPLRVKFVLYIVAGVFLILSISSSIVISTVTTNEEQLAYDEASELAKRYANGFNADMKSNMAIARSIASSMAADTSPDRDEVNRMLEQQLKDNPHLVGAYVGFEPNAFDGKDSEYANTYGHDSTGRFVPYWYRRGDNIYLEPLVYYDEQEYYQGPETLKRDVITEPYFYEGVLMVSYDSPIIKDGAFVGIGGVDVLLDYVDEIVSSVTVFETGYLFMVSNDGVIVSHPVRKDWIGYKNLHEFDRSELVAITSDISEGKGGFVETIDPVSGENIIVFYEPIETGNYSVLLAVPTDEMFAGVNALRANLLTIYSFSIVFMGLMAYIIVTSFTDRINDIVRDFKNISSSAIKGDLDRRANTDVETDFKQIPVGLNEILDALTQYSREVKNSYEIIRKMESAVTNSPVVAFWWKAEPGYPVEYVSSNIERYGYSVDDFLSGKLIYGDIVHPDDLNLIYDELNQRTEEGWTESHQEYRLITKTGEVRWVHEDTHIERDNAGNVIRYQGTVRDVTESKLAEDALIAMEEIRTKEVHHRIKNNLQVVSGLLYLESLNFKYAEVIEAFKESENRIRSIALIHEKLYRSADLVSLDFSEYVTDLIDFLFHSYDVDEDLVKMNLKVEDVYLDMDRAVPLGIIINELTSNALKHAFKDGEEGVIDMSFFRNNNDFILSIHDSGTSFPADLDINNTESLGLQLVTRLVAQIDGSIELDTTEGTTFTITFSDGKV
- a CDS encoding response regulator, with the protein product METARILIVEDEAIVAMVIKKRLLSLGYVVSGVAASGNEAITRVEGTYPDLILMDILLKGDMDGIEAAGIIKERFNVPIVFLTAHSDDKTLERAKQVDPYGYIIKPFTEKDLSATIEIALHRHRSDSEKAFS
- a CDS encoding AcrB/AcrD/AcrF family protein → MGVTTKSGEERSLFMQIFDILFIFVVAGVCVVTPVILQGTVLVGWGETGGMQFVWDPVAYFSLLAVILVFFIVILYHSVRNYKF
- a CDS encoding helix-turn-helix transcriptional regulator; protein product: MIDTIFLSEKRENFLLMLLEGEADMEKIREDLDVTSSSMLPQIKKLREEGLVNKDDNGVYSLTTIGRLIVNNMVDLSLLFRVFDKNLPYWYNRDLSSIPAHLLDRIGELGDISFIEPDLDHMYELQETFVESLQASSQIKAVVPFFHPMQIDLYADLAESGNSIDLLLTESVYSRIRDEYTEKFSILNSSDNVSIAICQDCINPVSMNVGNNFAYISLLNSSGRYDHRDVCSYDKNAIIWATELFDYYFAVKEISGMD
- a CDS encoding monomethylamine transporter, whose amino-acid sequence is MEENTNVDTGKYAGKLKADAGIVVLLLGILYFSESYIVYNILTTVWADVPEAATILPAYILFFVLLIGIETVGCLKVYGSIKEHMYTFEYYD
- a CDS encoding APC family permease produces the protein MDGQESPALVKTLRPYHVWALGVGIVLVGEYMGWNFTVAKGGILGSLLALIVAGTMYIMVSLCASELGASTKLAGGPYDWARLFVGPGAAALVGLAVYMEYIALEAADAIVVASVVQAIFPSAQIEVFPVTLIVIAFLTFMNYRGVVAALNLNFALTFTALIAIIVFFFMNISGFGGEWHPEYLISGAIPNGFVGIFAALQFGPWFYLGIEGAAMCAEECKHPTRAIPLGQQAGMITLLLAAGMTLYVCSGLVPDTDLGVSAYPLFEAATNSGVGILIALLAVGTLFTCLASANGTVCDSSRSWFALSRDHFLTPWFSAIHPKYNTPYRAVIFTMPIAIAFAFSGYLDQVITFSITSGLVCYVLIPFSLIRFRKMFPNSHLSGNGTMNVVRPFAGPLQPGLAWFTIILAIVIMSTLNWGYNYNLIFGLVFYVIAYFYFTWRYRSLEVHHDWGEDMGWPEPVGAD
- a CDS encoding calcium/sodium antiporter codes for the protein MKKPIPMIDVLILFILSFLLITKGADWFVESAVSISTKSGIPKVVIGATIVSFATTAPEFTVSAYAAYLGQTDMTVGNAVGSAICNTGLILGAVISLKAIQVTDDSFLQRGLFMLVSGIILLVTSLDGNISRFDGLVMLLFFAGFLYFNYRSQPAIFDRSVQCEDEECGSMKKDVMYFLAGSIFVVVGSRILIYSGTEIAYWLGIPEMIIALTLVAFGTSLPELITAVSATLKNHQDLTIGNIFGANTMDIVLILGFSSQLTNLPIGAQSLRYDFPVMLVVMVAIIVFGLTKRRFDRWEGFLILCFYLAYVAGLFILYS
- a CDS encoding corrinoid protein, with the translated sequence MGMTEKLSETIITQNIDGCVAAVNEALDSGMSAFDVVSALSAGMKVVGDKFEAAELYLPQIMMSAKAMKNAMEILDPLLAEGAGERVGTVIKFVQEGDIHDIGHRLVATMLGANGFEVIDLGVDVPNEKVVEEVAKHKGEKLMISGSALMTTSMLGQKDVVRLLKEEGLRDSVKVMFGGAPVTDSWIEEIGADATAENAAEAASVALKIMKA